The following are encoded together in the Candidatus Bipolaricaulota bacterium genome:
- the rpoD gene encoding RNA polymerase sigma factor RpoD: MPKKEELPGDKPKPEEVPETAAPIEELTPDEVVEPDILPEIEAESAVEEEASDEDVIEEWDDRTQTTRREDPVKTYLREIGKVPLLTREDEVELAMAMEAGKEAEQKLENARLSAERGIDVITPEERRELEELVRKGKEARERLIVSNLRLVVSIAKRYMNRGLSFLDLIQEGNMGLMRAVEKFDYKRGYKFSTYATWWIRQAITRAIADQSRTIRVPVHMIETVRELNRIKREYIQKHGAAPTLEDLSEITGMSIDKIKKVENVSQYTASLERPIGDDEDDTLGDFIEDPHSPSPTKETFRMFLREQLNRALDQLDEREREILQLRYGLEDGHPRTLKDVALKFNITRERIRQIEIKAIEKLKHPSRQAELKKIRELLLGED, from the coding sequence ATGCCAAAGAAAGAAGAGCTTCCCGGCGATAAACCGAAGCCGGAGGAAGTCCCCGAGACGGCCGCTCCGATTGAGGAACTCACTCCCGACGAAGTTGTGGAGCCGGATATCCTCCCTGAGATCGAAGCAGAATCCGCGGTCGAGGAAGAGGCGTCGGACGAGGACGTGATCGAAGAGTGGGATGACCGGACGCAGACCACCCGCCGCGAGGACCCTGTCAAGACCTATCTCCGCGAGATCGGAAAGGTCCCCCTCCTGACCAGGGAGGACGAGGTGGAACTGGCGATGGCGATGGAAGCGGGGAAGGAAGCGGAGCAGAAACTGGAGAACGCGCGTCTCTCCGCCGAGCGGGGGATCGACGTGATTACCCCGGAGGAGCGAAGAGAACTGGAAGAGCTGGTGCGCAAGGGGAAGGAAGCGCGAGAACGGCTGATCGTCTCCAACCTCCGCCTTGTGGTCTCCATCGCCAAGCGGTACATGAACCGCGGGCTGTCGTTTCTCGACCTGATTCAGGAAGGGAACATGGGGCTGATGCGCGCGGTGGAGAAGTTCGACTACAAGCGGGGATACAAGTTTTCAACCTACGCTACCTGGTGGATCAGGCAGGCGATCACGCGCGCGATCGCCGATCAGTCCCGTACGATCCGCGTTCCGGTGCACATGATCGAAACGGTGCGGGAGCTCAATCGGATCAAGCGCGAGTACATCCAGAAACACGGGGCCGCTCCCACGTTGGAGGACCTGTCCGAGATCACCGGGATGTCGATCGACAAGATAAAGAAGGTGGAGAACGTCTCCCAATATACTGCCTCGCTCGAGCGGCCGATCGGGGATGATGAGGACGACACCCTCGGCGATTTCATCGAGGATCCTCACTCTCCCTCCCCGACGAAGGAGACATTCCGGATGTTCCTGCGCGAGCAGCTGAACCGGGCGTTGGATCAGCTCGACGAGCGCGAGCGGGAGATCCTCCAGCTGCGCTACGGGCTCGAGGACGGCCATCCCCGCACTCTGAAGGACGTCGCCCTCAAGTTCAACATCACTCGGGAGCGGATCCGCCAGATCGAGATCAAGGCGATCGAGAAGCTGAAGCATCCGTCGCGCCAGGCCGAGCTGAAGAAGATCAGGGAACTCCTCCTCGGGGAGGACTGA
- a CDS encoding ABC transporter substrate-binding protein: MRVRLRIYFVLSLVVFGISVIAFSAPATELRVSLPPIMGSLPIALANGWGLFPKHGVDVQVIGLSDDQARSLALMAGNIDGMVCDLTTAILLYTAGTDIVITSTAYTPTQTGSLALLSQSFFNINSIDDLLSRTEPGSSLKSIAITSMSNIEYDIDRLMEHLGYKIDPDKDYSYWHDLLQVATFLSLGSVYAAVLPEPYITYIANYPSVMKGSHLVHLSDFEGIDLLPSVVVFRRDFVNAHPDLLERFYDAYREAVERINSATKQELIDIGIDEALSLFFPGLTEEVVPEGIMDSFVIPHFPPPEMVPQAQYEDVIAWVNAKRYTWKHPEYEELTTDRFVK; encoded by the coding sequence GTGCGTGTGAGACTCCGCATTTACTTTGTTCTGTCGTTGGTTGTTTTTGGTATTTCTGTCATCGCTTTCTCCGCCCCTGCTACCGAGCTTCGTGTCAGCCTTCCCCCGATAATGGGCTCGCTCCCGATCGCCCTCGCCAACGGGTGGGGGCTGTTTCCGAAGCATGGGGTGGACGTGCAGGTGATCGGATTGAGCGACGACCAGGCGCGCAGCCTCGCCCTGATGGCGGGAAACATCGACGGTATGGTGTGTGATCTCACCACAGCGATCCTCCTTTACACCGCGGGGACGGACATCGTGATCACGAGCACCGCCTACACCCCGACCCAGACCGGGAGCCTCGCCCTCCTTTCACAGAGCTTTTTCAACATCAACTCGATCGACGATCTCCTCTCCCGAACGGAGCCGGGGAGTTCCCTCAAGTCGATCGCCATCACCTCGATGAGCAACATCGAGTACGACATCGATCGGTTAATGGAACACCTCGGTTACAAGATCGACCCGGACAAGGACTACTCTTACTGGCACGACCTACTTCAGGTAGCCACCTTCCTCTCGCTCGGGTCGGTCTACGCTGCCGTCCTGCCGGAGCCGTACATCACTTACATCGCCAACTACCCATCCGTGATGAAGGGCAGCCACCTCGTTCACCTCTCCGATTTCGAAGGAATCGACCTCCTTCCGAGCGTCGTGGTGTTCCGCCGCGATTTTGTTAACGCCCATCCTGACCTGCTCGAGCGCTTCTACGACGCCTACCGGGAGGCGGTGGAGCGGATCAACAGCGCGACGAAACAAGAGCTGATCGACATCGGGATCGATGAGGCCCTTTCCCTGTTCTTCCCCGGCCTCACCGAGGAAGTGGTGCCAGAAGGGATCATGGACTCGTTCGTAATCCCCCATTTTCCTCCCCCGGAGATGGTTCCGCAGGCGCAGTACGAGGACGTCATCGCCTGGGTGAATGCGAAGCGTTATACTTGGAAGCATCCTGAATACGAGGAGCTGACGACCGACCGATTCGTGAAATGA
- the pdxS gene encoding pyridoxal 5'-phosphate synthase lyase subunit PdxS → MVKKGTFRVKSGLAEMLKGGVIMDVTTAEQAKIAEKAGAVAVMALERVPADIRAQGGVARMADPTKIKEIQAAVSIPVMAKVRIGHFVEAQILEALEVDYIDESEVLTPADPRFHIDKWAFTVPFVCGARDLGEACRRIGEGAAMIRTKGEPGTGNVIEAVKHMRLMQEQIRAVIAAPDDELMRMAKEMGAPYEVLLLVREKGRLPVVNFAAGGIATPADAALMMQLGADGVFVGSGIFKSADPERRARAIVQATTHYNDPKVLAEVSTGLGEAMPGIAIEEIPPHEMMQVR, encoded by the coding sequence ATGGTGAAGAAGGGTACGTTTCGGGTGAAGAGCGGGTTGGCCGAGATGCTGAAGGGCGGAGTGATCATGGACGTCACCACCGCCGAGCAGGCCAAGATCGCGGAGAAGGCAGGGGCGGTGGCGGTGATGGCCTTGGAGCGGGTCCCGGCTGACATCCGCGCTCAGGGTGGGGTGGCGCGCATGGCCGATCCCACTAAGATCAAGGAGATCCAGGCCGCGGTCTCCATCCCGGTGATGGCCAAGGTGCGCATCGGGCACTTCGTGGAGGCGCAGATCCTGGAGGCGCTCGAGGTCGACTACATCGACGAGTCCGAGGTCCTCACTCCGGCCGACCCCCGATTCCACATCGACAAGTGGGCGTTTACCGTTCCGTTCGTGTGCGGAGCGCGCGACCTCGGGGAGGCCTGCCGCCGGATCGGAGAGGGGGCGGCGATGATCCGCACCAAGGGCGAGCCCGGGACCGGGAACGTGATCGAGGCGGTCAAGCACATGCGCCTGATGCAGGAACAGATCAGGGCTGTGATCGCCGCACCGGACGACGAGCTGATGCGGATGGCGAAGGAGATGGGAGCGCCGTACGAGGTCCTCCTCCTCGTTCGCGAGAAGGGACGCCTCCCGGTGGTGAACTTCGCCGCCGGTGGGATCGCCACCCCGGCCGACGCCGCGCTGATGATGCAGCTCGGGGCCGACGGGGTGTTCGTGGGAAGCGGGATCTTCAAATCCGCCGACCCGGAGCGACGGGCGCGAGCGATCGTCCAGGCGACGACTCACTACAACGACCCCAAGGTCCTGGCCGAGGTCTCGACCGGGCTCGGGGAGGCGATGCCCGGGATCGCGATCGAGGAGATTCCGCCACACGAGATGATGCAGGTTCGCTAA
- a CDS encoding DNA primase, with translation MVDRSDVEAIKARIDIVSLISRYLTLQKSGSRYKGHCPFHKDDTPSFYVDAEKGLWHCFGCGAGGDMFAFLMKIERISFPEALARLAAEAGVKLSSRKGEGERDKLYQINAQAAEYFAANLRHPRHGKRARDYLVSRGYDEAAWNRFGLGYALDTWDGLKARFAGRYGEAPLIELGLLVKGKGGRTYDRFRDRVIFPIFDLSGRPIAFGGRAFSGEPKYLNSPQTPLFDKGRQLYGLSWARDEIAAGRTAILVEGYTDVLSLHSAGVKNVVGSMGTALTRGQAELLARFAAEVVIAYDRDAAGQAASGRGMVILHNAGLDVRVASLPEGDDPDSFVRREGKEGVAEVVAGAVPFHRFFLQSLLDRYDLESFKGKEEALEEARGFYQGLASLPLRQEVARLLGEILDLPPDAVARELARGRTIRPEASEEAVEGTVWNEQDTIIGLLLRGEARWEEVSRLAGPEDFSGLHRDLAEAIAEVGDPIDTSAVISRVDEEAVRLASKLVIAPVVFSDVNKALNDALRRLVRLPVIEEKLRALRVEMRKTQDKERIDELQRAYRALVMEKIARRADAKERRASRR, from the coding sequence ATGGTTGATCGATCGGACGTGGAGGCGATCAAGGCCAGGATCGACATCGTCTCCCTCATCTCCCGCTATCTCACCCTGCAGAAGTCCGGTTCGCGGTACAAGGGCCACTGTCCGTTTCACAAGGACGACACCCCCTCGTTCTACGTCGACGCGGAGAAGGGACTGTGGCACTGCTTCGGCTGTGGTGCCGGCGGGGATATGTTCGCCTTCCTGATGAAGATCGAGCGGATTTCGTTCCCCGAGGCCCTGGCCCGGCTCGCGGCCGAGGCCGGGGTGAAACTCTCCTCCCGCAAGGGAGAAGGCGAACGGGATAAGCTGTATCAGATAAACGCGCAAGCAGCGGAGTACTTCGCCGCCAACCTGCGCCACCCCCGGCATGGGAAACGGGCGCGCGACTACCTGGTTTCCCGCGGCTACGATGAAGCGGCGTGGAATCGGTTCGGGCTTGGGTATGCGTTAGACACCTGGGACGGGCTGAAGGCGCGATTCGCGGGCCGGTACGGGGAGGCCCCCCTCATCGAGCTCGGGCTCCTCGTCAAGGGGAAAGGGGGCAGGACGTACGATCGGTTCCGCGATCGGGTCATATTCCCGATCTTCGACCTCTCCGGCCGGCCGATCGCGTTCGGAGGAAGGGCGTTCTCCGGCGAGCCGAAATATCTGAACTCGCCGCAGACACCGCTGTTCGATAAGGGAAGGCAGCTCTACGGCCTGTCCTGGGCGCGAGACGAGATCGCCGCCGGCCGCACCGCGATTCTGGTCGAGGGGTACACCGACGTTCTCTCACTCCACTCCGCCGGGGTGAAAAACGTCGTCGGGAGCATGGGAACAGCCCTCACCCGGGGGCAGGCCGAGCTCCTCGCTCGGTTTGCAGCTGAGGTGGTGATCGCTTACGACCGCGACGCGGCCGGGCAAGCGGCCTCGGGACGGGGGATGGTGATCCTGCACAACGCCGGGTTGGACGTGCGCGTCGCTTCCCTTCCCGAGGGGGACGACCCCGACTCGTTCGTCCGCCGGGAAGGGAAGGAGGGAGTCGCGGAGGTCGTCGCGGGGGCGGTCCCGTTCCATCGCTTCTTCCTCCAGTCCCTCCTCGATCGCTACGACCTCGAAAGCTTCAAGGGTAAGGAAGAGGCGCTGGAGGAGGCACGCGGCTTCTACCAGGGATTGGCGAGCCTTCCCCTTCGCCAGGAGGTCGCCCGCCTCCTTGGGGAGATCCTCGACCTTCCCCCCGACGCGGTGGCGCGGGAGCTGGCGCGGGGACGAACGATCCGGCCGGAGGCGAGCGAAGAAGCGGTGGAGGGGACGGTGTGGAATGAACAGGATACGATCATCGGGCTCCTGCTGCGTGGGGAGGCGCGATGGGAGGAGGTGAGCCGCCTCGCCGGGCCGGAGGACTTCTCTGGTCTGCACCGGGACCTAGCGGAGGCGATCGCCGAGGTCGGTGATCCCATCGATACTTCAGCGGTGATCTCCCGGGTGGATGAAGAAGCGGTCCGGCTGGCGAGCAAACTTGTCATCGCCCCGGTTGTATTTAGTGATGTGAACAAGGCGCTGAACGACGCCCTCAGGCGGCTCGTGCGCCTTCCTGTCATCGAAGAGAAGCTGCGCGCCCTGCGGGTGGAGATGCGGAAAACGCAGGACAAGGAGAGGATTGACGAGCTGCAGCGCGCCTACCGCGCATTGGTGATGGAGAAGATTGCAAGGAGGGCTGATGCCAAAGAAAGAAGAGCTTCCCGGCGATAA
- a CDS encoding ComF family protein: MELSSVCSECAAQLPRLDGPRCTVCQEPLDDPTLDLCRACGTRDRGFSLARALGPYMSGWGDLIRALKFERERAVARFLSAALAAYVKQENPFGDVDLITYVPMSRADRRARGFNQAALLAHGLGRRIGIPVVRLLAKVRQTRPQAELTAAERRKNLRGAFSVVRSGEGTVLIVDDILTTGATVEECARALKAGGYGPVFVLAVARA, encoded by the coding sequence ATGGAGTTGAGTTCGGTCTGCTCCGAATGCGCTGCTCAGCTTCCGCGCCTGGACGGGCCCCGCTGCACGGTCTGCCAAGAACCACTCGATGATCCGACGTTAGACCTGTGCCGCGCCTGCGGGACGCGCGACCGCGGTTTCTCCCTTGCCCGCGCTCTCGGGCCGTACATGTCGGGGTGGGGGGATCTGATCCGTGCCCTAAAGTTCGAGCGCGAGCGGGCGGTGGCCCGGTTTCTCTCCGCCGCGCTCGCCGCGTACGTAAAACAGGAGAACCCGTTTGGGGATGTCGATCTCATCACCTACGTCCCGATGTCCCGTGCCGATCGGAGGGCGCGTGGGTTCAACCAGGCAGCCCTCCTCGCCCATGGGCTCGGACGGAGGATCGGGATCCCGGTCGTCCGCCTCCTTGCAAAGGTGCGGCAAACCCGCCCGCAGGCCGAGCTCACCGCCGCGGAGAGACGGAAGAACTTGCGCGGCGCGTTCAGCGTGGTAAGATCAGGGGAAGGAACGGTACTCATCGTTGATGATATTCTCACTACCGGTGCGACGGTGGAGGAGTGCGCCCGTGCGCTCAAGGCTGGTGGGTACGGGCCGGTGTTCGTGCTTGCCGTAGCGCGCGCGTAG
- a CDS encoding ABC transporter ATP-binding protein: MIEVHSLKIDYGSPGTAVRAVDGVDFSLAQGRSLALIGPSGCGKTTILFAIAGLLPPTEGKITISGTPVTGPRRDVALILQNAGLLPWKTVWQNANLSLLLSGDYPKQDAGAVLDELGLSEVRNRYPAELSEGMKRRVGIARALSTAPSVMLMDEPLASLDTLTRERIQDLFLTLWHEHGFSLVLVTHDIEEAVFLGQEILVLTGRPARIKAVVENPGMGGLDYRESPEYTATMRRVREVLEG; the protein is encoded by the coding sequence ATGATCGAGGTTCATTCCCTTAAGATCGATTACGGCAGCCCGGGAACCGCGGTTCGCGCCGTCGACGGGGTCGATTTCTCCCTTGCGCAGGGGCGGAGCCTCGCTCTGATCGGCCCGTCCGGGTGTGGGAAGACGACGATTCTGTTCGCCATTGCCGGGCTCCTTCCTCCGACGGAGGGAAAGATCACCATCTCCGGGACCCCGGTGACCGGCCCGCGTCGCGACGTTGCCCTCATCCTGCAGAACGCCGGGCTCCTCCCGTGGAAGACGGTATGGCAGAATGCCAACCTGTCCCTCCTCCTCTCCGGTGACTATCCGAAGCAGGACGCGGGAGCGGTGCTGGATGAGCTTGGCCTGTCCGAGGTGCGAAACCGCTATCCCGCCGAGCTCTCCGAGGGGATGAAGCGGCGGGTCGGGATCGCCCGCGCCCTGTCCACCGCCCCGTCCGTCATGCTGATGGATGAACCGCTGGCGAGCCTCGACACCCTGACCCGGGAGCGGATCCAGGACCTGTTCCTCACCTTGTGGCACGAGCACGGCTTTTCCCTCGTTCTCGTCACCCACGACATCGAGGAGGCGGTGTTCCTCGGCCAGGAGATCCTCGTCCTCACCGGACGTCCGGCTCGGATCAAGGCGGTGGTGGAGAACCCGGGGATGGGAGGGCTCGATTACCGGGAGAGTCCTGAATACACCGCTACAATGCGCCGCGTGCGGGAGGTGCTCGAGGGATGA
- the gap gene encoding type I glyceraldehyde-3-phosphate dehydrogenase — protein MAKVAINGFGRIGRAFFRIAYGDPKLDIVAINDPFITPETARYLLTYDTVYHRYGKTVEAVEGGITVDGKFIPLLAEKDPAALPWGEKGIDLVIESTGVFLSREKASLHLQSGAKRVLLSAPPKSPDIRQFVYGVNHKEYDPAKDTILAAASCTTNSFAPVAYILEREFGIVHAWLTTVHGYTADQRLVDSPHKKPTRGRAAAANIVPTTTGAATATTKIIPSLVGKMNGMAFRVPVPTGSVSDITAEMKTPVTVDAVNAALTKYAEGELNGILGVSTDPLVSSDIIGETRASVVDLTLTVVVDDRLLKVVTFYDNEWGYTNQLVRVAKHVVS, from the coding sequence ATGGCAAAAGTGGCGATCAACGGGTTCGGGCGAATCGGAAGGGCGTTCTTCCGCATTGCCTACGGAGATCCGAAGCTCGATATCGTGGCGATCAACGATCCGTTCATCACTCCGGAGACGGCGCGGTACCTACTCACCTACGATACCGTGTACCATCGGTATGGGAAGACGGTGGAGGCAGTCGAGGGCGGGATAACGGTTGACGGGAAGTTCATCCCCCTCCTCGCGGAGAAGGATCCCGCGGCGCTCCCATGGGGGGAGAAGGGGATCGATCTTGTGATCGAGTCGACCGGGGTGTTCCTCTCCCGGGAGAAGGCGTCGTTGCATCTTCAGAGCGGCGCAAAGCGGGTCCTCCTCTCCGCCCCGCCGAAGAGCCCCGACATCCGCCAGTTCGTGTACGGAGTCAACCACAAGGAGTACGACCCGGCCAAGGACACGATCCTCGCCGCTGCTTCCTGCACCACCAACTCGTTCGCCCCGGTGGCCTACATCCTGGAGCGGGAGTTCGGGATCGTGCACGCCTGGCTCACCACGGTACACGGTTACACCGCGGACCAGCGCCTTGTCGACTCCCCGCACAAGAAACCGACGCGGGGGCGGGCGGCGGCGGCGAACATCGTCCCCACCACCACCGGCGCGGCGACGGCGACGACGAAGATCATCCCCTCACTCGTGGGGAAGATGAACGGAATGGCGTTCCGTGTCCCGGTCCCGACCGGCTCGGTGAGTGATATCACCGCCGAGATGAAGACCCCGGTGACGGTCGATGCCGTGAACGCCGCCCTTACCAAGTACGCTGAGGGAGAACTCAACGGCATTCTTGGGGTGAGCACCGATCCGCTCGTCTCAAGCGACATCATCGGCGAGACGCGGGCGAGCGTGGTCGACCTCACCCTGACCGTGGTCGTGGACGACCGCCTGCTCAAGGTCGTCACCTTCTATGACAACGAATGGGGGTACACGAACCAGCTCGTCCGGGTGGCGAAGCACGTCGTCTCGTAG
- a CDS encoding MBL fold metallo-hydrolase codes for MRVEKVILGDLATNCYLLETDGTTVLIDPAVYDDRLREFLAGRNVDLVINTHGHFDHVGGDWALKEAGAKLLIHRADLRYVDEFYPGHPGFDRYIDDGDEIAGLRVIHTPGHSPGSIVLIGDGIMFSGDLLFAGSIGRTDFPGGSMSEMRRSLRRILSLGRDFVVYPGHGPRTRLSVEQRKNPFLQGRMVDG; via the coding sequence ATGCGGGTGGAGAAGGTCATCCTCGGGGATCTCGCCACCAACTGCTATTTGCTTGAGACCGATGGGACTACCGTGCTCATCGATCCCGCTGTCTACGATGACCGGCTGCGGGAGTTCCTCGCTGGGAGGAATGTCGACTTAGTCATCAACACGCACGGCCATTTCGACCACGTCGGCGGAGACTGGGCGCTCAAGGAGGCGGGAGCGAAACTCCTCATCCACCGTGCTGACCTTAGATACGTGGACGAGTTCTATCCCGGGCATCCGGGATTCGACCGCTACATCGACGATGGGGACGAGATCGCAGGGTTGCGCGTCATTCACACCCCCGGCCATTCTCCGGGGAGCATCGTCCTGATCGGAGATGGGATCATGTTCAGCGGCGATCTCCTGTTCGCCGGATCGATCGGCAGGACGGATTTCCCCGGCGGGTCGATGTCCGAGATGCGCCGCTCCCTCAGGCGCATCCTCTCCCTGGGCCGCGATTTCGTCGTCTATCCCGGTCATGGCCCCCGCACCCGCCTATCGGTCGAGCAGCGGAAAAATCCGTTCCTGCAGGGGAGGATGGTGGATGGTTGA
- a CDS encoding ABC transporter permease subunit, whose amino-acid sequence MNRVLIYVVSICALLFAWEMASIAVNTLSGPGLLPGPFNALSQVVKNAAELQHHFLASAWRLILAILIALGTGVPLGLVIGREPRLDRFLSPIIYITYPIPQVALVLFLFVVFGTGSGTKVAMVALVLFFQILVSARGAAKNIPEEHIISVRAAGASRWQIYRHVVFPASLPDILTSVRVSIGLGIAFLYIAETNAALGTGLGGYINKHMLFQRDRAFAGIIALALLGLILYLAVDGLERLLCRWKYVARRSR is encoded by the coding sequence ATGAACCGGGTATTGATCTACGTTGTCAGCATCTGCGCCCTCCTGTTCGCGTGGGAGATGGCGAGCATCGCGGTTAACACCCTGAGCGGGCCCGGACTCCTCCCGGGGCCGTTCAACGCCCTGTCCCAGGTGGTGAAGAACGCGGCCGAGCTGCAGCACCACTTCCTCGCGAGCGCGTGGCGGCTGATCCTTGCGATCTTGATCGCCCTTGGGACCGGAGTCCCGCTTGGCCTTGTGATAGGACGCGAACCGAGGCTGGACCGGTTCCTCTCCCCGATCATCTACATCACCTACCCGATCCCGCAGGTGGCGCTGGTCCTGTTTTTGTTCGTGGTGTTCGGGACCGGGAGCGGGACGAAAGTGGCGATGGTCGCCCTTGTCCTCTTCTTCCAGATCCTCGTCTCGGCGCGGGGGGCGGCGAAGAACATCCCGGAGGAGCACATCATCAGCGTCCGCGCCGCCGGGGCGAGCCGGTGGCAGATCTACCGCCACGTCGTCTTCCCGGCGAGCCTCCCGGACATCCTGACGAGCGTGCGGGTGAGCATCGGCCTTGGGATCGCTTTCCTGTACATCGCGGAGACTAACGCCGCCCTCGGGACCGGGCTCGGGGGATACATCAATAAGCACATGCTCTTCCAGCGTGACCGCGCGTTTGCCGGGATCATCGCTCTCGCCCTCCTCGGCCTCATCCTCTACCTTGCGGTCGATGGCCTGGAGCGGCTCCTCTGCCGGTGGAAGTACGTCGCCCGCCGGTCGCGTTGA
- a CDS encoding NAD(+)/NADH kinase, whose protein sequence is MKLARIYIVANTGKEGTRRTLAILKAWCSVKGIKAITVDAAPPYPVEPEGALIVALGGDGTVLRAAGLFSGYEIPIIGANLGSLGFLTQVRASSLTQALEGLVNGEGTVEPRMRIAYQVKDVSGSALNDVVLLGDGPTRFCELDLLDAAGEGIATYPGDGLIISTPTGSTAYNLSAGGPVLVPGTDCIVATPLATHRLGLRPLVFPGGITLRIRAHTTVALIADGDHVATVQPEEVITVSRAAVPTFLVRMPDTAPFFRFLAEKLNWGAQANRKRKSL, encoded by the coding sequence ATGAAGCTCGCGCGGATCTACATCGTCGCCAACACGGGCAAGGAAGGGACGCGGCGGACGCTCGCCATCCTGAAGGCATGGTGCAGCGTGAAGGGGATCAAGGCGATCACCGTAGATGCGGCCCCGCCCTATCCGGTCGAGCCGGAGGGGGCGCTCATCGTTGCCCTCGGTGGGGACGGGACGGTACTGCGGGCGGCCGGGCTCTTCTCCGGGTATGAGATTCCGATCATCGGAGCGAACCTCGGCTCTCTCGGCTTCCTCACCCAGGTGCGGGCTTCCTCCCTCACCCAGGCGTTGGAGGGACTGGTGAACGGAGAAGGCACGGTGGAACCGCGAATGCGGATCGCTTATCAGGTCAAGGATGTGAGCGGGAGCGCCCTGAACGACGTCGTCCTCCTCGGGGACGGGCCGACCCGGTTCTGCGAGCTCGACCTCCTCGACGCAGCCGGGGAGGGGATCGCCACCTACCCCGGGGACGGGCTGATCATCTCCACCCCGACCGGGTCGACCGCGTACAACCTCTCCGCCGGTGGGCCGGTCCTCGTTCCCGGTACTGACTGCATCGTCGCCACCCCGCTTGCCACCCATCGCCTTGGGCTGCGCCCGCTCGTGTTCCCCGGCGGGATCACCCTGCGCATCCGTGCCCATACTACCGTCGCCCTGATCGCCGACGGTGACCACGTCGCCACGGTTCAGCCTGAGGAGGTGATCACCGTCTCCCGCGCTGCTGTACCCACGTTCCTCGTTCGCATGCCGGACACCGCCCCGTTCTTCCGCTTCCTCGCCGAAAAGCTGAACTGGGGGGCGCAGGCGAACCGGAAGCGGAAATCCCTGTAG
- the pdxT gene encoding pyridoxal 5'-phosphate synthase glutaminase subunit PdxT, whose amino-acid sequence MATEIGVLGLQGAVREHLSSLARLGVEARAVKRVEELEGLSGLILPGGESTAISLIAGEGFLARLQALADAGFPFFGTCAGMILLAREIEGQTESYIRAIDITVARNASGRQVHSFETTLAVDGIGDDIPAVFIRAPYITRMGPGVQALARYDGAVVMAREGNVLVTSFHPELTDDLRIHRYFTEMVENYEREV is encoded by the coding sequence ATGGCGACGGAGATCGGAGTCCTCGGCCTGCAGGGAGCGGTGCGGGAGCACCTTTCCAGCCTTGCCCGCCTCGGGGTCGAGGCGCGGGCAGTGAAGCGGGTCGAGGAGCTGGAGGGCCTGAGCGGGTTGATCCTCCCCGGCGGGGAGTCGACCGCGATCTCCCTCATCGCTGGGGAGGGGTTCCTCGCCCGGCTGCAGGCCCTGGCGGACGCCGGGTTCCCGTTCTTCGGGACGTGTGCCGGGATGATTCTCCTGGCGCGGGAGATCGAGGGGCAGACCGAGTCGTACATCCGTGCGATCGACATCACGGTGGCGCGGAACGCCTCGGGGCGGCAGGTGCACAGCTTTGAAACGACCCTGGCGGTGGATGGGATCGGGGACGACATCCCGGCGGTGTTCATCCGTGCCCCGTACATCACCCGCATGGGACCGGGAGTGCAGGCATTGGCGCGATACGACGGAGCGGTGGTGATGGCGCGGGAGGGAAACGTACTTGTGACGAGCTTTCATCCCGAGCTGACCGATGACCTCCGGATCCACCGCTACTTCACAGAGATGGTCGAAAACTACGAAAGGGAGGTATAG